Proteins from one Malaya genurostris strain Urasoe2022 chromosome 2, Malgen_1.1, whole genome shotgun sequence genomic window:
- the LOC131431191 gene encoding thymus-specific serine protease-like gives MQTFILIALLLVTAVTSGVVQNRSEPNLRANRKLIHHWMQKPIFKPTASANPDKAVAIENFFTTRVDHFDLQNTDEWTLRYFSVSDYYKPGGPILIFLGGFFPIGPETIGESTLIYELGQEMNGAVFAFESRFYGNSRVTENLSVENLRLLNADQILADLAEFVIYLKREVVKDETARVLVAGNELGGALAAWFRIRYPHLGHAAWTSSGYMHAVMNFQDFSEAWGESLIEHGSQQCYSDIFVAFHVMQNLIDLGRADLLFEKFNICSRIDPENTFQVQYFFSIMMMSVEVFTLGNRNLADFTEVCDDLTNSDAETAMDAFAGWFNTKWAAEIGCVVSDPAEAVEVLKDLEWDTAFNQLGLRQAMYQECTEFGWFPTTDSAFQPFGDRVGIEFYIELCRQVFGDWITEDSIARAVRRSNNRFGGETPGSSLTHFTNGGADPSTIISITQNITLDATAVVIPNQLSSSDLGATSEDDPQELQEAKRNLKAKLAKYLFPASPYGNS, from the exons ATGCAAACATTTATCCTGATCGCACTACTGCTAGTGACCGCAGTCACATCCGGTGTTGTACAGAACCGTTCCGAACCAAACCTGCGGGCTAACCGGAAGCTCATCCATCACTGGATGCAGAAACCTATCTTCAAACCGACGGCGAGCGCCAACCCGGACAAAGCCGTGGCGATCGAGAACTTCTTCACTACCCGAGTTGATCATTTCGACCTGCAAAACACCGACGAATGGACGTTACGATATTTTTCCGTGTCCGATTACTATAAACCCGGAGGACCCATACTGATTTTCTTGGGTGGGTTCTTTCCGATCGGGCCGGAAACTATTGGAGAATCAACGCTCATCTACGAGTTGGGACAGGAAATGAACGGGGCGGTATTTGCTTTCGAATCCCGTTTCTATGGTAACAGTCGGGTTACTGA GAACCTGAGCGTTGAGAACCTACGACTGTTGAACGCAGATCAAATACTGGCAGATTTGGCGGAATTCGTGATTTATTTGAAACGGGAAGTCGTGAAAGATGAAACGGCTCGAGTACTGGTTGCTGGCAACGAACTCGGGGGTGCTCTCGCAGCCTGGTTTCGCATCCGATATCCACATCTAGGACATGCGGCGTGGACTTCCAGTGGCTACATGCATGCCGTCATGAATTTTCAGGACTTTTCGGAGGCTTGGGGCGAATCTTTGATTGAGCATGGCAGTCAGCAATGCTACAGTGACATTTTCGTGGCATTCCACGTTATGCAAAACCTAATCGATCTGGGAAGAGCCGATCTGTTGTTCGAGAAAttcaacatttgttcacgaatcGACCCAGAAAATACCTTTCAGGTGCAATATTTCTTCTCTATTATGATGATGTCGGTAGAAGTGTTTACTCTTGGTAACCGAAA TCTTGCCGATTTCACTGAAGTATGCGATGATCTCACTAATTCTGACGCTGAAACCGCAATGGACGCATTTGCTGGTTGGTTCAATACTAAATGGGCTGCCGAAATTGGATGTGTAGTTTCGGACCCAGCTgaggcagtagaagttctgaaagATCTCGAATGGGATACCGCATTCAATCAACTTGGTCTTCGCCAAGCAATGTATCAGGAATGCACAGAGTTTGGATGGTTTCCTACCACTGATTCGGCCTTTCAACCGTTTGGCGATCGTGTTGGGATAGAGTTCTATATAGAGCTATGTCGCCAAGTGTTTGGCGATTGGATCACCGAGGACTCGATTGCGAGAGCCGTTCGTCGTTCGAATAACCGATTCGGTGGAGAAACCCCCGGATCGAGCTTAACACATTTCACCAATGGAGGTGCCGACCCATCTACGATAATTAGCATTACACAAAACATAACGTTAGACGCAACGGCTGTTGTGATTCCCAATCAGTTGAGTAGCTCTGATCTTGGTGCCACTTCCGAGGACGATCCTCAAGAACTACAGGAAGCTAAGCGAAATCTGAAAGCAAAACTGGCCAAATACCTATTTCCTGCTTCTCCCTACGGAAATTCTTAA
- the LOC131427416 gene encoding thymus-specific serine protease-like, producing the protein MNIKVLFLLAGLLAVASGMVREGWFETRVDHFNPRNQDTFSMRYYANDEHAYRNGPIFVIVGGDWAIDLRYLTEGLFYDVAYLEGAFLFANEHRYFGHSLPFEDAMTYHLDFLTVDQALADLAEWISYLKTTVVENPNAKVVLLGYGHGGTLANYFHQSYPHLSNGVWVSSGPAEAALTLPSFFEVLGENIGTHGSRDCYNTIFSGFLVAQNLIALGQSDVLTELFHLCEPLDTENPLEATAFLLGLQTDIQREILHLRNTNSTSNMCEQIEGSDTDNSLHALNVWFAREHQFEECVELSFSDYLAPFVELDFETEHLQNGHRQRLYVQCTAGGLFPTSDSLYQPFGSQITIDFYVEVCREAFGDWIDEDFIRRQIQSINVRYGGRQPRIENAHFTHGSLDPLIGSGILEDVSDSAFATITPNTFFAPDLESIDEELDSPELIASKELTRTLIDVWIFKDFEPIHGEA; encoded by the exons ATGAACATCAAGGTACTGTTCCTGCTAGCTGGATTACTAGCAGTGGCTAGTGGAATGGTTCGTGAAGGTTGGTTCGAAACTCGCGTGGATCATTTCAACCCACGAAACCAGGATACCTTCTCGATGCGATACTACGCCAATGATGAGCACGCTTACCGAAACGGACCGATATTCGTCATTGTTGGTGGAGATTGGGCCATCGATTTACGGTATCTAACCGAAGGATTGTTTTACGATGTTGCCTACCTAGAAGGAGCGTTTTTGTTTGCCAATGAGCATCGTTATTTTGGACACAGTCTTCCATTTGA AGATGCAATGACGTATCATTTGGATTTTCTAACCGTCGACCAAGCGCTGGCAGATTTGGCAGAATGGATTAGTTATCTGAAAACGACCGTTGTCGAAAATCCAAATGCGAAAGTAGTTCTGTTAGGATACGGACATGGCGGAACCCTGGCCAACTATTTCCATCAGTCGTATCCTCATCTGAGCAACGGAGTTTGGGTGTCCAGTGGCCCTGCTGAAGCCGCTCTAACGCTTCCTTCCTTCTTTGAGGTTCTTGGAGAAAATATTGGAACTCACGGAAGTCGCGATTGCTACAACACAATTTTCAGTGGTTTCCTAGTTGCGCAAAATCTTATTGCCCTCGGTCAGAGCGATGTTTTGACGGAACTGTTCCATTTGTGTGAACCTCTTGATACCGAGAATCCTTTGGAAGCAACTGCTTTCCTGTTGGGACTTCAAACCGACATTCAGAGAGAAATTTTACATTTGCGTAACACCAATTCTACTTCAAACATGTGCGAACAAATCGAAGGTAGTGACACCGATAATAGCCTGCACGCTTTGAATGTATGGTTCGCCCGTGAACACCAATTTGAAGAATGTGTCGAACTTAGCTTCAGTGACTATTTGGCTCCGTTCGttgaactcgattttgaaacggAACATCTACAgaatggacatcgtcagcgtTTGTACGTTCAGTGCACTGCCGGGGGACTATTCCCGACGTCGGATTCTCTATACCAACCTTTCGGGAGTCAAATCACGATTGATTTCTATGTGGAAGTATGTCGTGAGGCCTTCGGCGACTGGATAGATGAAGACTTCATTCGGAGGCAGATACAAAGTATAAATGTTCGCTACGGTGGTCGCCAGCCTCGCATCGAAAATGCTCACTTCACGCACGGAAGCTTAGATCCATTGATTGGATCGGGCATTCTTGAAGATGTTTCCGACAGTGCCTTCGCCACCATCACGCCAAATACGTTCTTCGCTCCGGATCTGGAATCAATCGACGAAGAACTGGACTCGCCTGAACTGATCGCCTCCAAGGAACTAACTAGGACACTCATTGACGTTTGGATATTCAAAGATTTCGAACCCATACACGGAGAAGCGTAA
- the LOC131428596 gene encoding thymus-specific serine protease-like, whose amino-acid sequence MNYKVLFLLAGLLAVSSGMVREGWFETRVDHFNPRNQYTFLMRYYANDEHAYRNGPIFVIVGGDTAIDLRYLTEGLFYDVAYLEGAYLFANEHRYFGHSLPVSDATTENMDFLTVDQVLADLAEWISYLKTTVVGNPRAKVVLLGYGHGGTVANYFHQSYPNLSNGVWVSSGPAEASLTFPSFFEVLGENIGTHGSRDCYNTIFSGFLVAQNLIALGQGDVLTELFHLCEPLDTANPLETTAFLLGLQIDIQREILHLRNTASTTNMCEQIEGSNTDNSLHALNVWFAREHQFEECVKLSFNDFLAPFLDTDFNTDQLQNGNRQRLYIQCTTGGIFPTSDSRYQPFGSQITIDFYVEVCREVFGDWINVGVIESNIRSTNVRFGGRRPRIENAHFTHGGLDPLIGSGILEDISDSAVATIIPDTFFAPDLGSIDEELDSPKLIAAKELTRTLIDTWIFKDFEPIHGEA is encoded by the exons ATGAACTACAAGGTACTGTTCCTGCTAGCTGGGTTACTAGCCGTGTCTAGTGGAATGGTTCGTGAAGGTTGGTTCGAAACTCGTGTGGATCATTTCAACCCACGAAACCAGTATACCTTCTTGATGCGATACTACGCCAATGATGAGCACGCATACCGAAATGGACCGATATTCGTCATTGTTGGTGGAGACACGGCCATCGATTTACGGTATCTGACCGAAGGATTGTTCTACGATGTTGCCTACTTGGAAGGAGCATACTTGTTCGCCAACGAGCATCGTTATTTTGGACACAGTCTTCCAGTTTC TGATGCAACAACGGAGAATATGGATTTCCTAACCGTCGATCAAGTGCTGGCAGATTTGGCAGAATGGATTAGTTATCTGAAAACGACCgttgtcggaaatccaagagcaAAAGTAGTTCTGTTAGGATACGGACATGGCGGAACCGTGGCCAACTATTTCCACCAGTCGTATCCTAATCTGAGCAACGGAGTGTGGGTGTCCAGTGGACCTGCCGAAGCTAGTCTAACGTTTCCTTCCTTCTTCGAAGTACTTGGAGAAAATATTGGAACTCACGGAAGTCGCGATTGCTACAACACCATTTTCAGTGGTTTTCTCGTTGCGCAAAATCTTATTGCTCTTGGCCAAGGCGATGTTTTGACGGAGCTGTTCCATCTGTGTGAACCTCTTGATACCGCGAATCCCTTGGAAACAACTGCTTTCCTGTTGGGTCTTCAAATCGATATCCAGAGAGAAATTTTACATTTGCGAAATACCGCATCCACTACAAATATGTGCGAACAAATCGAAGGTAGTAATACCGATAATAGCCTGCACGCTTTGAATGTATGGTTCGCCCGTGAACACCAATTCGAAGAATGTGTCAAACTTAGCTTCAACGACTTCTTGGCGCCATTTTTGGATACTGACTTCAACACGGATCAGCTACAGAACGGAAATCGCCAACGGCTGTACATTCAGTGCACCACCGGTGGAATCTTCCCAACGTCCGATTCTCGGTACCAACCCTTCGGAAGTCAAATCACGATTGATTTCTATGTGGAAGTATGCCGTGAGGTTTTCGGTGACTGGATTAATGTAGGTGTCATTGAAAGTAATATCCGAAGTACAAACGTTCGGTTCGGTGGTCGCCGACCTCGCATCGAAAATGCTCACTTCACGCACGGAGGTTTAGATCCGTTGATTGGATCGGGTATTCTTGAAGATATTTCCGACAGTGCCGTCGCCACGATTATCCCGGATACGTTCTTCGCTCCGGATCTGGGTTCAATCGACGAAGAATTGGATTCGCCCAAATTGATCGCCGCCAAGGAATTGACTAGGACACTCATTGACACTTGGATATTTAAGGATTTCGAACCCATACACGGGGAAGCATAG